In Acholeplasma equirhinis, the following proteins share a genomic window:
- a CDS encoding glycosyltransferase: protein MKILYVIPVTGNGGIEKLVINWAKFFLLQGHEIEILSFNKGINNEFSDFKVYFLEDIKSRGKSIREKLSLFFRDNQFDIVHSHVNLNNGVVAKTLFNSKHTKVISHSHTDTYSKFNSVASKIYHMFIYKWYKKYIVKYSDMLISCSIKSGLFMFGTKTNFEILYNAVDTKKFIFDSKSRSKIRNKLSISENEKVIIHIGRYNDQKNHNFLIQVFKKLLDEHPKIKMILIGDGENFIDIQFKIKQYKLMDNIILIKETNEINEYLSASDLFILPSKFEGFPISIIEAQINGLDCIISTNITSEVVINENVFSLKLNQSIDEWCKLISKVLYNEAIETKRINHSNIVSNEKFDLNYQIEALYKIYNRLENQNNV, encoded by the coding sequence GTGAAAATTTTATATGTTATACCTGTAACCGGAAATGGTGGCATAGAAAAATTAGTGATAAATTGGGCAAAATTTTTTCTGTTACAAGGTCATGAAATTGAAATTTTAAGTTTCAATAAAGGTATCAATAATGAATTTTCAGATTTTAAAGTGTATTTTTTAGAAGATATAAAATCCAGAGGAAAATCTATTAGAGAAAAATTAAGTTTATTTTTCAGAGATAACCAATTTGATATTGTCCACTCACATGTCAACTTAAATAATGGAGTTGTGGCTAAAACACTTTTTAATTCAAAACACACAAAAGTTATTTCTCATTCACATACAGATACATACAGTAAATTTAATAGTGTTGCATCAAAAATATATCATATGTTCATTTACAAATGGTATAAAAAATATATTGTAAAATATAGTGATATGTTGATAAGCTGTAGTATCAAGTCAGGGTTGTTTATGTTTGGAACCAAAACGAATTTTGAGATTCTATACAATGCTGTTGACACAAAAAAATTTATCTTTGATTCAAAATCCAGAAGTAAAATCCGCAATAAATTAAGTATTTCAGAAAATGAAAAAGTAATTATACACATTGGTCGATATAATGATCAAAAAAATCATAATTTCTTAATTCAAGTGTTTAAAAAATTATTAGATGAGCATCCAAAGATTAAGATGATATTAATCGGTGATGGTGAAAATTTCATAGATATACAATTTAAAATAAAACAGTACAAATTAATGGATAATATAATCTTAATTAAAGAAACTAATGAAATTAATGAATATTTATCAGCATCAGATTTATTTATACTACCTTCTAAATTTGAAGGATTTCCAATCTCTATAATTGAAGCACAAATTAATGGATTAGATTGTATTATTTCTACAAATATCACGAGTGAAGTTGTAATAAATGAAAACGTATTTTCATTGAAACTAAATCAATCAATTGATGAATGGTGTAAACTTATAAGTAAAGTACTATACAATGAAGCAATTGAAACTAAGCGAATTAATCATAGTAATATTGTCTCAAATGAAAAATTTGACTTAAATTATCAGATAGAGGCTTTGTACAAAATCTATAATAGATTGGAGAATCAAAATAATGTTTAA
- a CDS encoding capsular polysaccharide biosynthesis protein CapF, giving the protein MKILVTGAKGFIGKNLIVELKNHGYKDIFEYDMDSTLEELETYAKECEFVFHLAGVNRPKEEKEFVEGNYGFTSTLLEQLKKFKNKSTIVLSSSIQAALENPYGISKKMGEELLFNYGKDTGAKVLVYRFANVFGKWCRPNYNSAVATFSYNIARDLPITVNNRDVELNLIYIDDLVSELIRSLKGEENRKDDYCYVEPVHKVTLGKIVDLLYSFKESRMNRQIPNTEDPFIKKLYSNYLSYLPTDQFSYDLKMNIDHRGSFTEFIKSPDRGQVSINISKPGIIKGNHWHHTKNEKFLVVSGKGVIRFRKVDETEVIEYFVSGEKLQVVDIPPGYTHNIENLGDTDMVTVMWANEKFDPEKPDTYFVEV; this is encoded by the coding sequence ATGAAAATTTTAGTAACTGGAGCCAAGGGTTTCATAGGAAAAAACTTAATTGTTGAACTAAAAAATCATGGTTACAAAGATATTTTTGAATATGATATGGATTCAACACTAGAGGAACTAGAAACATATGCAAAAGAATGTGAGTTTGTTTTTCATCTGGCAGGTGTTAATCGTCCAAAAGAGGAAAAAGAATTTGTTGAAGGTAACTATGGATTTACTTCAACCTTATTAGAACAGTTAAAAAAATTCAAAAATAAAAGCACAATTGTACTTTCATCATCAATACAAGCAGCACTTGAAAACCCATATGGTATAAGTAAGAAAATGGGTGAAGAGTTACTCTTTAATTATGGAAAAGATACTGGTGCAAAAGTATTGGTTTATCGTTTTGCAAATGTATTTGGTAAATGGTGCAGACCGAACTACAATAGTGCAGTTGCAACATTCTCCTATAATATAGCAAGAGATTTACCAATTACAGTTAACAACAGAGATGTTGAATTAAACTTAATTTATATTGATGATTTGGTTTCTGAACTCATTAGAAGTTTAAAAGGTGAAGAAAATAGAAAAGATGATTATTGTTATGTTGAACCAGTTCATAAAGTAACACTCGGAAAGATTGTTGATTTACTGTATTCTTTTAAAGAATCACGTATGAATAGACAAATACCAAATACCGAAGATCCATTTATTAAGAAGTTATATTCAAACTATTTAAGCTATTTACCAACTGATCAATTTAGTTATGATTTAAAAATGAATATTGACCATCGCGGATCATTTACTGAATTCATTAAGTCTCCAGACCGAGGTCAAGTTTCAATAAACATTTCTAAACCTGGAATTATTAAAGGTAATCACTGGCATCATACTAAAAATGAGAAGTTTTTAGTAGTCAGTGGAAAAGGGGTTATCCGATTTAGAAAAGTTGATGAAACTGAAGTGATTGAATATTTTGTTAGTGGTGAAAAATTACAAGTTGTAGATATTCCACCTGGATATACACATAATATTGAAAATTTAGGTGACACTGATATGGTTACAGTAATGTGGGCAAATGAAAAATTTGACCCAGAAAAACCAGATACTTATTTTGTGGAGGTTTAA
- a CDS encoding polysaccharide biosynthesis protein, with product MFKNKIILVTGGTGSFGNSVVSRFLSTDVKEIRILSRDEKKQEDMRKFYTNDKLKFYIGDVREYNSIEGAFIGVDYVFHAAALKQVPSCEFYPMEAVKTNVIGSDNVITACVKNKVKKAIFLSTDKAAYPINAMGMSKAMMEKNVIARSRQLTDGDTVLCLTRYGNVMASRGSVIPLFLDQIAANKPITITNPEMTRFMMTLEDAVDLVLYAYENGNQGDLFVQKAPAATIDVLAKAVLDLKGSKTEPVYIGTRHGEKLYEVLVTEEEMVKAEDLGDFFRIPADNRNLNYDKFVDKGSKKLQQVESYHSHNTARLDVEGMKKLLKKLDLFK from the coding sequence ATGTTTAAAAATAAAATCATTTTAGTAACTGGTGGTACCGGATCTTTTGGTAACTCAGTAGTTAGTCGATTTTTATCAACAGACGTAAAGGAAATTAGAATTTTATCTCGTGATGAAAAGAAACAAGAAGACATGAGAAAATTCTATACAAATGATAAATTAAAATTTTATATTGGTGATGTCAGAGAATACAACTCTATTGAAGGTGCTTTTATTGGTGTTGACTACGTTTTCCATGCAGCAGCATTAAAACAAGTGCCATCTTGTGAATTCTATCCGATGGAAGCTGTTAAAACAAATGTTATTGGATCAGATAATGTAATTACAGCTTGTGTGAAGAACAAAGTTAAAAAAGCTATTTTCTTATCAACCGATAAAGCAGCATATCCAATTAATGCTATGGGTATGAGTAAAGCAATGATGGAAAAGAATGTTATTGCAAGATCTCGTCAATTAACTGATGGTGATACAGTACTATGCTTAACACGATATGGTAATGTTATGGCTTCTCGTGGTTCTGTGATTCCTTTATTCTTAGATCAAATTGCTGCAAATAAACCAATTACAATTACAAATCCTGAAATGACACGTTTCATGATGACATTAGAGGATGCAGTAGATTTAGTTTTATATGCTTACGAAAATGGGAACCAAGGTGACCTGTTTGTTCAAAAAGCACCAGCAGCAACAATCGACGTGTTAGCTAAAGCAGTTCTTGATTTAAAAGGTTCAAAAACAGAACCAGTTTATATTGGAACTCGTCACGGTGAAAAACTGTATGAAGTTTTAGTTACAGAAGAAGAAATGGTTAAAGCTGAAGATTTAGGTGATTTCTTTAGAATTCCTGCTGATAACAGAAATTTAAATTACGATAAATTTGTTGACAAAGGTTCTAAAAAACTTCAACAAGTTGAATCATATCATTCACACAATACAGCAAGACTTGATGTAGAGGGTATGAAAAAACTTCTTAAGAAATTAGATTTATTTAAGTAG
- a CDS encoding lipopolysaccharide biosynthesis protein — MSIVGFLAVAELGIGTAIAFSLYKPIVQNDKDQISALYYLFKKLYTYISGIVLVLGLIIIPFLPTLAKDQTNTFNLYTTFGLYFISTILTYFYAFKTSFIDAHKDKYITITIRSVAQILEALLQIILLTLFKSFELFFLVAVISNILQWVITNIIFKRFYSNSINGNKNLDIEIKNEVIRNTKSMFMHKLGGILVVTLNNIVISAFVSVIALGYFSNYQTIINGINSLLVLIFVSLTPIIGHSFINVSIKISHEQFKMIYILNVFVSFLIYLGFLAIADNLISIIFDSSLILDKTIVIAFSINYFVQFLRQTVLVYKDATGNFYYDRFKPIIEGIINIILSIVLVILFGPIGVLVSTIITNIFICHIVEPYVLYKHSFNLKPFKYIVSNYAVIFIYIITVFVFELLPLPTNNNVYLDLILKGFTSVFVTVTVFLVMSLFSKELRNFMKFSFKRIFNIVKKNKS, encoded by the coding sequence ATGAGTATTGTAGGCTTCTTAGCAGTTGCTGAACTTGGTATAGGAACAGCAATCGCATTTAGTTTATATAAACCAATTGTACAGAATGATAAAGATCAAATTTCAGCATTATACTATTTATTTAAAAAACTTTATACTTATATATCAGGTATTGTTTTAGTATTAGGTTTAATCATTATTCCATTTTTGCCAACACTTGCTAAAGATCAAACTAATACATTTAATTTATATACCACATTTGGTTTATATTTTATATCAACAATATTGACCTATTTTTATGCATTTAAAACGTCCTTTATAGATGCACATAAAGATAAATATATTACTATCACCATTCGATCAGTTGCACAGATTTTAGAAGCACTATTACAAATAATTTTACTTACACTATTTAAATCATTTGAACTATTCTTTTTAGTGGCAGTTATTTCTAATATTCTCCAATGGGTAATAACAAATATTATATTCAAGAGATTTTATAGTAATAGTATAAATGGAAACAAAAATCTTGATATAGAAATAAAAAATGAAGTTATAAGAAATACTAAATCAATGTTTATGCACAAACTAGGAGGTATTCTAGTTGTTACTTTGAATAACATTGTAATTAGTGCGTTTGTAAGTGTGATAGCATTAGGATATTTTTCAAATTATCAAACAATTATTAATGGAATAAATAGTTTGCTTGTATTGATTTTTGTTTCACTAACACCAATAATTGGACATTCATTTATAAACGTAAGCATTAAAATATCACATGAGCAATTTAAAATGATCTACATTTTAAATGTTTTTGTTAGTTTTTTAATCTATTTAGGTTTTTTAGCAATAGCAGACAACTTAATTTCAATAATTTTTGATTCTTCTTTAATTTTGGATAAAACTATAGTTATTGCCTTTTCAATCAATTATTTTGTTCAATTTTTAAGACAAACTGTATTGGTTTATAAGGATGCTACTGGCAATTTTTATTACGATAGATTTAAACCAATTATTGAAGGTATAATCAATATTATACTTTCTATAGTTCTTGTAATTTTATTTGGACCTATTGGTGTTCTTGTCTCAACAATAATTACAAATATATTTATTTGCCATATTGTTGAACCATATGTGCTATATAAACATAGTTTTAATTTAAAACCATTCAAATACATAGTTTCAAATTATGCAGTCATATTTATATATATTATTACAGTATTTGTTTTTGAATTGTTACCTTTACCAACAAATAATAATGTTTATCTAGATTTAATTCTAAAAGGGTTTACTTCGGTTTTTGTCACAGTTACTGTCTTCCTAGTAATGAGTCTCTTCTCTAAAGAACTTAGAAATTTTATGAAATTCAGTTTTAAAAGGATTTTTAATATTGTGAAAAAAAATAAGTCGTAA
- the wecB gene encoding non-hydrolyzing UDP-N-acetylglucosamine 2-epimerase, whose protein sequence is MKKLKVMTVVGTRPEIIRLSAVIKKLESSEAIEHVLVHTGQNYDYELNEVFFKDLDLKKPDYFLDAANGGAVETIGNILSKIDPILDSVKPDAFLVLGDTNSCLAAIAAKRRHTPIFHMEAGNRCFDQRVPEETNRKIVDHISDINLPYSDIAREYLLREGIAPDRVIKTGSPMFEVLNQHMDKIQKSNVLERLGLKQGQYFVVSAHREENINSNNFFDLVETLNAIAETYQMPIIVSTHPRTRKMIEAKDVKFHPLVQTLKPLGFVDYNKLQIESKAVLSDSGTISEESSILKFRALNIRQAHERPEAMEEGAVMMVGLKTERIMQGLKVLETQNKETIRYVEDYSMPNVSEKVLRIILSYTDYINRVVWSK, encoded by the coding sequence ATGAAAAAACTGAAAGTAATGACTGTTGTAGGAACTAGACCTGAAATTATACGACTTTCCGCAGTGATAAAAAAACTTGAATCATCAGAAGCAATCGAACATGTTTTAGTTCATACTGGTCAAAACTATGATTATGAACTAAATGAAGTGTTCTTTAAAGATTTAGATTTAAAGAAACCAGATTACTTCTTAGATGCTGCGAATGGTGGTGCAGTTGAAACAATTGGAAACATTTTAAGCAAAATAGATCCAATTTTAGATTCTGTTAAACCGGATGCATTTTTAGTTCTAGGTGATACGAATTCATGTTTAGCTGCAATTGCTGCAAAAAGAAGACACACTCCAATTTTCCATATGGAAGCTGGTAATAGATGTTTTGATCAACGTGTACCTGAAGAAACAAATAGAAAAATTGTTGACCATATCTCAGATATTAACCTCCCATATAGTGATATTGCAAGAGAATATTTATTAAGAGAAGGTATTGCACCTGATCGTGTAATTAAAACAGGATCTCCAATGTTTGAAGTATTAAATCAACATATGGACAAAATCCAAAAATCTAATGTACTTGAAAGACTTGGTTTAAAACAAGGCCAATATTTTGTTGTTTCAGCACATAGAGAAGAGAATATTAATTCAAATAACTTCTTTGATTTAGTAGAAACTTTAAATGCAATTGCTGAAACCTATCAAATGCCAATTATTGTATCAACACATCCAAGAACAAGAAAGATGATTGAAGCAAAGGATGTAAAATTCCATCCGTTAGTTCAAACATTAAAACCACTTGGATTTGTTGATTACAATAAATTACAAATCGAATCTAAGGCTGTTTTAAGTGATAGTGGAACTATTAGTGAAGAATCTTCAATTCTTAAATTTAGAGCATTAAATATTAGACAAGCACATGAGCGTCCAGAAGCAATGGAAGAAGGTGCTGTTATGATGGTAGGTTTAAAGACTGAGAGAATCATGCAAGGACTAAAAGTGTTAGAAACACAAAATAAAGAAACAATTAGATATGTAGAAGATTATTCAATGCCTAATGTTTCTGAGAAAGTTTTAAGAATTATTTTAAGTTATACAGATTATATAAATAGAGTAGTTTGGAGTAAGTAA
- a CDS encoding phosphoglucosamine mutase has translation MKYFGTDGIRGKAFEKLNSNLAFKLGQAIAKRFKPESIVIGQDTRLSSNMLAHGVAYGAALGGVNVFMADVVSTPMIAYYSKMKDMIGVMITASHNPYTDNGIKVIKSGYKMLDQEEIDLESYIDDGKVYIAEKFGSINITKEVESLYLQVYEDLMIPNTKLSISFDTANGATYKIGKKIIEKYVETSYQIGDNPDGLNINLNVGSTHLDAIKSAVALYKSDLGLSFDGDGDRILVIDKDGTLFDGDLIVYVIAKYLKSVGMLKKDTVVLTQMSNPGVLAAFKRLGIKVIQTAVGDKYVSEVLIKEDLTIGGENSGHIIINDILPSGDGVFAGMFLIKTLTENDMNLKDYTKEVVIYPQKLVNIPNVNKAVLELEEVKKVIMEVRSELPEDSLLLVRPSGTEPLVRVTISCQDSVMLEKNMAKIVDKIKELGEMK, from the coding sequence ATGAAATACTTTGGTACTGACGGTATAAGAGGTAAAGCATTTGAAAAACTAAATTCTAATTTAGCTTTTAAACTTGGACAAGCAATTGCAAAACGATTCAAACCTGAATCAATTGTGATTGGACAAGATACAAGACTTTCATCTAATATGTTAGCTCATGGTGTTGCATACGGTGCTGCACTTGGTGGAGTTAATGTTTTTATGGCTGATGTTGTTTCTACACCTATGATTGCATATTATTCAAAGATGAAAGATATGATTGGTGTAATGATTACAGCATCTCATAATCCTTATACCGATAATGGTATCAAAGTCATTAAATCAGGATATAAAATGTTAGATCAAGAAGAAATTGATTTAGAATCTTATATCGATGATGGAAAAGTTTATATTGCTGAAAAATTCGGTTCAATAAATATTACAAAAGAAGTAGAGTCTTTATATCTTCAGGTTTATGAAGATTTAATGATACCTAACACAAAACTATCAATCAGTTTTGACACTGCAAATGGTGCCACTTATAAAATAGGTAAAAAGATTATTGAAAAGTATGTAGAAACGAGTTATCAAATTGGAGATAACCCAGATGGATTAAATATTAATTTAAATGTTGGTTCTACACATCTTGATGCTATAAAGTCTGCAGTTGCTTTATATAAATCTGATTTAGGATTAAGTTTTGATGGTGATGGTGACAGAATATTAGTTATCGATAAAGATGGGACTTTATTCGACGGGGATTTAATTGTTTATGTCATTGCTAAATATTTAAAATCTGTGGGAATGCTCAAAAAAGATACTGTGGTTTTAACTCAAATGAGTAACCCAGGTGTACTTGCAGCTTTTAAACGTTTAGGTATCAAAGTGATTCAAACCGCTGTTGGTGATAAATATGTTTCTGAGGTACTTATCAAAGAAGATTTAACAATTGGTGGAGAAAACTCTGGACATATTATTATTAACGATATACTCCCATCAGGTGATGGAGTCTTTGCTGGAATGTTTTTAATTAAAACATTAACCGAAAATGATATGAACTTAAAAGACTATACAAAAGAAGTTGTGATTTATCCGCAAAAATTAGTGAATATTCCCAATGTAAATAAAGCTGTTCTAGAATTAGAGGAAGTTAAAAAAGTCATCATGGAAGTTAGAAGTGAATTGCCTGAAGACTCACTATTACTGGTTCGTCCTAGTGGCACCGAACCTTTGGTTCGTGTTACAATTAGTTGTCAAGACAGTGTTATGCTTGAAAAAAACATGGCAAAAATTGTAGATAAAATCAAAGAATTAGGGGAAATGAAATGA
- the glmU gene encoding bifunctional UDP-N-acetylglucosamine diphosphorylase/glucosamine-1-phosphate N-acetyltransferase GlmU yields MKNYALVLAAGKGTRMKSETPKVAFPILRKPMIEYIVENIEKSVVDETYLVLGYKREIVQDILKDRAKYVYQEEQLGTGHAAMMAAPVLGELEGHTFIMPGDVPLIWYKAINRIFETHFENGNDLTVVTAIYDDPEGYGRILRNPQGQIMGIIEDRDANEYQKTIKEINTGIYIVNNQKFFKELSKLGNDNAKGEYYITDMITIMRKEYKVGTYTVKNNSLVMGVNDLYAISKAEKYLREYINKEHMLNGVSMINPETITIGHNVVIEPGVIVNPNTTITGNTVIKSGAIIGPNSEVHNSVIHENVQVKHSLVYDSEVHMNTTVGPFAHLREHANIGSNNRIGNFVEVKKSSTGDNTKASHLAYIGDAEVGSNVNFGCGTITVNYDGVTKHKTKIGDWAFIGCNTNLIAPISIGDNVFIAAGSTVTKDIPSNSFAIARSRQVTKEDYKKFLIGPKADKEEMDEK; encoded by the coding sequence ATGAAAAACTACGCATTAGTATTGGCAGCTGGTAAAGGGACCAGAATGAAATCAGAAACACCTAAAGTTGCGTTTCCGATTTTAAGAAAACCAATGATTGAATATATTGTAGAGAATATTGAAAAGTCAGTAGTAGATGAAACATATCTTGTTTTAGGATATAAACGAGAAATCGTTCAAGACATCTTAAAAGATAGAGCAAAATATGTTTACCAAGAAGAACAATTAGGTACAGGTCATGCAGCCATGATGGCTGCACCAGTTCTAGGTGAACTTGAAGGGCATACTTTTATCATGCCTGGTGATGTACCACTCATTTGGTATAAAGCAATTAACCGTATATTTGAAACACATTTTGAAAATGGTAATGATTTAACAGTAGTTACTGCCATCTATGATGATCCTGAAGGATATGGAAGAATTCTAAGAAACCCTCAAGGTCAAATCATGGGTATTATTGAAGACCGTGATGCAAATGAATATCAAAAGACGATCAAAGAAATCAATACAGGTATTTACATTGTAAATAACCAAAAATTCTTCAAAGAATTAAGTAAACTCGGTAATGATAATGCTAAAGGTGAATATTATATTACTGACATGATTACAATTATGCGTAAAGAATATAAAGTAGGAACTTATACTGTTAAAAATAACAGTTTAGTTATGGGTGTTAACGATCTTTATGCAATTAGTAAAGCTGAAAAATATTTAAGAGAATATATCAATAAAGAACACATGTTAAATGGTGTCTCAATGATTAACCCTGAAACAATTACAATTGGACATAATGTTGTTATTGAACCAGGTGTCATTGTAAATCCTAACACAACAATTACAGGTAATACAGTTATTAAATCTGGTGCAATCATTGGGCCGAATTCAGAAGTTCACAATTCAGTTATTCATGAAAACGTGCAAGTAAAGCATAGTTTAGTTTATGATTCTGAAGTACATATGAATACGACTGTTGGGCCATTTGCACACCTTCGTGAGCATGCAAACATCGGTTCAAATAATAGAATTGGTAACTTCGTTGAAGTTAAGAAATCTTCAACTGGAGATAATACGAAAGCTTCACATCTTGCATATATTGGAGATGCTGAGGTTGGATCAAATGTTAACTTTGGTTGTGGAACAATTACAGTTAATTATGACGGTGTAACCAAACATAAAACAAAGATTGGTGACTGGGCATTTATTGGATGTAACACAAACCTAATTGCACCAATAAGTATTGGAGATAATGTCTTTATTGCAGCTGGTTCCACAGTTACAAAAGATATTCCAAGTAATTCGTTCGCAATTGCAAGAAGTCGTCAAGTAACAAAAGAAGACTATAAGAAATTCTTAATTGGTCCTAAAGCTGATAAAGAAGAAATGGATGAAAAATAG
- a CDS encoding SGNH/GDSL hydrolase family protein: MKLTKQELLGLRDMISKTSMKTIEKYKQLNEANLNGEVLILGDSMVEYLNPEMYLPGFNIINRGVAGATTESLLNSFEDITKNINASKIFISIGSNDLVLLESTSEEAVKDIEKVLFKIKSKFPNAQVFYLSTTPVLKEGHKLYKKIYVAGRTNEENLEINKGVLDIVSKFDVKFINQYDSLVDHDGYLIESYTPDGIHLNKEGYKIYAINIKKYL, translated from the coding sequence ATGAAACTAACTAAACAAGAATTACTTGGTTTAAGAGATATGATATCTAAAACAAGTATGAAAACAATTGAAAAATATAAACAACTTAATGAAGCAAACCTAAATGGTGAAGTACTTATTTTAGGGGACTCAATGGTTGAGTATTTAAACCCTGAAATGTACTTACCTGGATTTAATATCATTAATCGAGGTGTTGCTGGTGCAACAACAGAAAGTTTGTTAAATTCTTTTGAAGACATCACTAAAAATATTAATGCTTCAAAAATATTTATTTCAATTGGTTCAAATGATCTTGTTTTATTAGAAAGCACCTCAGAAGAAGCAGTTAAAGATATTGAGAAAGTATTATTTAAAATCAAATCCAAATTTCCTAATGCACAAGTCTTTTATTTATCAACTACACCTGTTCTTAAAGAAGGACATAAACTGTACAAAAAAATTTATGTTGCTGGAAGAACAAATGAAGAAAACCTTGAAATTAACAAAGGTGTTCTAGATATCGTGTCTAAATTTGATGTTAAATTCATAAACCAATATGATAGTTTAGTTGATCATGATGGATATCTAATTGAAAGCTACACACCAGATGGTATCCACTTAAATAAAGAAGGATACAAAATATACGCAATAAATATCAAAAAGTATTTATAA
- a CDS encoding O-antigen ligase family protein produces MYYKNLKISLESIAITILIFIAPFMRLVIFDRGIIFLSLFLVIPIYLIGIFKKLSTKLIKLDIFRFLIFIFILYLIFSRVYYYGADVTFFDFDEIKSLLVGLLLFTFIPNQKELNLYFIASVISAIIMVFLYILSSEYYLGGVRLYVFLNEVPLDPNMTAATFFLPVIYLISIASEKKNWFFKIATYALILLNIYYTILSGSRGGLFTILALIFGTLFFIYYKRNKILQFFIVSGIISIALILIALGLDSNLLLRFNLSFIIETGGSGRTEIWITQIEEFFKNTSIFNALFGYGQYSSIYYLEIAAHNILIEYLWEIGLIGLIYYLILVIYLIVKSLKNRSYKTFVLLMGVLMWSSTISTNNQVVYWVLLYICYSNLKVDTIINTKLIKEGA; encoded by the coding sequence ATGTATTATAAAAATCTAAAAATATCACTAGAATCAATAGCGATTACAATTTTAATATTTATCGCACCATTCATGAGGTTGGTAATTTTTGATCGAGGTATTATTTTTTTAAGTTTATTTTTAGTCATACCGATCTATTTAATCGGAATATTTAAAAAATTAAGTACTAAATTAATCAAACTAGATATCTTTAGATTTCTGATATTTATTTTTATCCTTTACCTAATTTTCTCAAGAGTATATTATTATGGAGCGGATGTAACTTTTTTTGATTTTGATGAAATAAAGTCACTATTGGTAGGATTGCTTTTATTTACATTTATACCAAATCAAAAAGAATTAAATTTATATTTTATTGCTTCTGTAATTTCAGCCATTATAATGGTATTCCTATATATACTTAGTTCTGAATACTACTTAGGAGGTGTGAGATTATACGTATTTTTAAATGAAGTTCCATTAGATCCAAATATGACTGCAGCAACTTTTTTTCTTCCGGTTATTTACTTGATTTCAATAGCGTCTGAAAAGAAAAATTGGTTTTTTAAAATTGCTACTTATGCACTAATTTTATTAAATATTTACTATACCATTTTAAGTGGTTCTCGTGGAGGATTATTTACAATTCTTGCATTAATATTTGGTACATTATTTTTCATTTATTACAAAAGAAATAAGATATTACAATTCTTCATTGTTTCTGGAATTATTTCAATTGCTCTAATCTTGATAGCATTAGGATTAGACTCTAACTTGCTATTGAGATTTAACTTATCATTTATTATTGAAACCGGTGGTTCTGGGCGTACAGAAATATGGATAACTCAAATTGAGGAATTCTTTAAAAATACATCTATTTTTAACGCACTCTTTGGTTATGGTCAATACTCATCAATATATTACTTAGAAATTGCAGCACATAATATATTAATTGAATATTTATGGGAAATTGGTTTAATTGGGTTAATTTATTACCTGATTCTAGTTATATACTTAATTGTCAAATCTTTAAAAAATAGGTCTTATAAAACTTTTGTTTTATTAATGGGTGTTTTGATGTGGTCTTCAACCATTTCGACAAATAATCAAGTTGTTTATTGGGTATTGTTATATATTTGCTATTCAAATCTTAAGGTTGATACTATTATTAATACAAAACTTATCAAAGAAGGTGCTTAA